The sequence below is a genomic window from Corythoichthys intestinalis isolate RoL2023-P3 chromosome 17, ASM3026506v1, whole genome shotgun sequence.
gtcccacagttgtcgacttttttggccattctccgagggtgaacgggaactttttgaaacccaaaaagggtcacacgcctctccctggagcagcaacaaatccctgcagcacatttggctggcgtaatgcaaaaaataaacaaattaattcgcaaaatcagctgaatccgcagtccatctgcatgatataaagcaatgctgtgttGTGAGATGCTGTCCTCATcctgagactggagccggaagtcactcattttcatgtcgcgggattcaaaaattaaattaataaaacgatctcttccacacacatccaagtggtcaatttcattcaggagcataaaataccacgtgaaatatgaaataaacatgcattttggtGTTATAGACACTTTAAACTAACCACAGTAACTTTGAACCTAGCAGTGATTGCTGCACCATGTTGCCAGCCTCAAAACAAAAACTGCCCTCCCAACAAACTTTCCGTGAGGATAGTTCCAAAACATGCCACAAGAGGGCATGCAAGAATCATAAAAAATGTGACACCCACAGCTGCAGATTTGCACTGTTTAAAAGTGGCTACtaaaaatgacacttttagcatataattatgaaaaaataacatttttaaacacattatgacatgcatgtgacacaaaaagttttttttatattggtagaaaatattttacaatatttacaaacggTAAGAGTCGCACCAACAGCAACTACTGTGAAACGTGGTAAGCTGCTAACTGCTAGCAAGcgaacataaatgacaacaatTGAGTTAATCTGACTAATTCCCTCTTGTTATCGTTCAGAGCTGAAAATTACTCATCTGTGGTAGTGTCGCCGACAATTTGTGCTAAAATAGACATTATGGCCTCTTGCGAACACACTGGAGTGTGTGGCGTTAAGGTGCGACTTCAAAAGTTAGAACAAATAAGCGTCCTGCTCGAAGTTGTGCAGGACGCCGGATGGTGCATTGAAATGATGGACTGTCCTGCACatagcctgccattgacaatgatagacgtccaattcattttgactgggagttcgTTCATTcccccctcccagttaaaatgaattgggcgtctagcaccgtcaacggcagccattgagttaacatgtccatttgaaaaaataaaatgtcttcCCCTCCCTCAAAGGCGATCACCTCAGCCCAGCGACGTGGCGAGGACGTGGAGACCACTAAGAAATGTAACTAAACTCCTCCGTCAACATTTAGCGCGACGCCACGCTAACTCGTAGCCGCTGCTCCACTCCAAAGGGGCTGCGGGGcagaacaagcagcacctggtcAGCAAGAACACGGCCAAACTGGACCGCGAGACGGAGGAGCTGCACCACGACAGGGTTTCCTTGGAGGTGGGCAAAGTCATCCAGAAGGGACGCCAGGAGAAAGGACTCACGCAGAAGGACCTTGCCACGGTCAGTCGAGACGACCGCCAAACGCATTGGACAGAATAATTGTAATTTGTGTTTGTCTCCCCCAAGAAAATTAACGAGAAGCCGCAAGTGATTGCCGACTACGAGAGCGGGAAAGCCATCCCCAGCAACCAAGTCATGGGCAAGATCGAGAGAGCAATCGGTAACCGGCAAATAGTTAATTACTCACCAGTTTATTCGTCGGTTAATCGGCACATTTGAAAATTAGCGTTGCACTGATACTAGTATCGGAAGAGGCCCCGATACGACTATAAAATGCTTTATTATGTACGCCTCACGATAGAATATGGTtttcgatacaaggctcacgataactatTATCTCTACAGCAATTATCAAACCATGTTCAGGAAATCATGCTACAATATTCTACAACTAATAagcagaaaaaacattttttatcttTCTAACttgaaatgagttcatcactagtagaagtccaatccacgaACGgatattcattcgctgccaccctcacattttaattggatAGGACGTCTATGCCTGTCaataagttgattttggggcatttcaggtcatttcctgttgattttcagtcacttcctgttcctttttgggcatttacaggtcgcttcgttcattttggggcatttactggtcGCTTACAGTGACGGAACAGAAAGGATGGCGAAAATGACGGAataagaagtgactcaaaattaacaggaagtagcctataaatgccctaaaatgaacgtgGCGTTACCTGTCAATGCCCTCAAAGCCCCTCCAAGTCTAAATGAATTGAAGCTAACATAGACACTAatttaatggaagattttgcagcagggccgagaacgaaaagtggtatttggtacgtGGCAAAAAATTTGGCATGTCGCATTTttcctttgccatgtggcaaaatgtattttggcatgtggcattttttttgccttgtggaatttttttggttttgggtatgttggcaaaatttattttgctatgtgccatttttttgacatgtggcaaaatggattttggtatgtagctttttttttattttggtttgtggcaaaattgattctgccatgtggcatttttttgggtatgttggaaaaatttattttgctttgtgccatttttttgacatgtggcaaaatggattttggtatctagctttttttttgtatgtggcaaaattgattttgccatgtggcatatttttgggtatgtggcaaaatggattttgacatgtggcaatttttttgtcatgtggcaaaatggattttggtatgtggcattttttttttttttgtatgtggcatttttgcagaCCATGCACGTCCACGCcattgcacgtccaaattttccattcattttaaatggcagaaaaacgtgtgtggctgtgatttttgaccatacacttaccattacagcgcattgaaatGCAACTGGCAACCAAGTCAGGCGACGCTATTGATGGCTATGAAcacccaaattttccattcattttgaatggcagaaaaatgtgtggctgtgatttttgaccatacacttaccattacagcgcaaAATTTGGACGTGAATAGCCGACAATGGCATGGAcgagcatggcctgcaaaaatgccatatacaaaaaaatgccacataccaaaaaaagctgcataccaaaatctattttgctgcataccaaaaaaatgccacattgcaaaacaccccccaaaaatgccacatgctcaaatacattttgccacattctgtaaaaatgccacatggcacaatCAGTTTTGCCttataccccaaaaaaatccacatggcaaaaaatgccacatgccaaaatccattttgtcacataccaaaacaaaaaatgccacatggccccaaaaaatgccacatggcaaaatcaattttggcacATACCAGAAAAAataccacattgcaaaaaaaaaatagccacatgccaaaatacattttgccacatggcaaaaaaaatgcgacatgccaaaaataaattttgccaaatagcaaaaaaaaaaaaaaaaaaaaaatggctcatgacaaaataaattttgccacataccaaattccACTTTTCATTCTCGCTGCTTCTCAGATTTTGGCAGCAACCTGTTTACAACAGtgatacctttttaaaacaatataatgATTTTCGCTGCGGCATTTTTGCAAACAAAGTAATGTGATAAATCACTATTTTGATATACTGTCACACCCCAAATTTAAGTACGACAGTTACCTTCGGTTGCCCATCCCAAGATGGCTGCCAGTTACAAACACCGCTTTAAAAGAAAGCGTCCTGTCACTCTACCCCAGATGGTCACCAATTTCAACCACCACCAAAGAAGCAGCGGCAGAAGAAAATGGTACTTGTCCTACTGGTTTTTTGTACGATTAACATAAATCATAAAGTAAAACTCACAAAATCAAGGCACTTATAAGTTATCAgcgagtttttggcaaaaacgtaTGATTCTGCCAAAAATTGACAAAGATTTCCCCATACATTTCCAATTGGGGTGTAAAATATCAATTCAatgatggtgctagacgtccaattattttgactgggagtcaaATGGAAATACGTGTAATGCTGTCAGTGGCACTCAAACAGCATTCAAAGCCCAGTTTAAAGCTGTAGTgtgaactaatttcttcacatgccaaatagggtcacaagtaaagtaattaaacattgtccaccaaataaagcatgaaaaaataatttatatgttgtatatttgacaaaataatcgcgtttccgaagttcgagcctgaaaggggacgaacccggaagtgatacgtcacacccggaacagcgttggcagctccatacatacggccgccaaacaaagcccttcaaacaatgattcaaacagcgatataagcgatagaccgagcgcaaggcaggagatccaagtttttgaagagttggaggaagaagaggagcttgaaattttatgttggatctaacatgtattagccagacgctaatcagaatgcaaacaatgtacctagactacctgacatggaatggatacaagacccatcgagattacaacattggtaagatataggctgttattatttttatgatttgaagatgcaggcatttgcacataatgttatgtttttgtctatctgattgttaaaaaaaataataatcagacttcatgttcattttggcagatccggcagctctcgtgcatataaaataataatataaaaacgttggggggaaagaaggagatgagtcttcgatggctttctccactttattgtggcaacaataagaaaacaaaataatagcggactgccgccacatttgaccgcaaagttttgcttctagccgatctcctcctcgcctcccactccagcgtctcttaaacggattgtgcatagtgtcttgttatgagctttttgtttacaaatgtatcgaacacacgacgcgctgacaaccttgtctctttattaacacatggagcagttcttatggaaaagttagaacacagctcggcacagctctcggcaggaattggcgtctaatggcgtgaggaaatgtagttttttcacacaagcgaacagattacaaagcaccacttcagtgttgtcccgagactacatttcccatgattcactgcgtgacctgcgcgctcgctgattcgctgcgagattgactcaattgctacgctaaaccaacacgctatttttcagctgtcagcggctctcacagcttatacagttcaattccacaacagtaggcagctatgctttgacaaagtcatcagtcatctatccaaaaatcatacttaccttttggcaaatccttgatcataagcagaccggttaaggaagcaggcatcttcgaacactactcgatgatggcgtgaaattcatttgcttcgtgcgaacgaaagatgtccatttacgtgccctgctatcctttggccactcatacaacttttcgtttgagcgagaacaaaacatcgccacacaccgctgtggcatcttaccgagaagcaatgcaacaaacaatactgttctatggtggacttacctcgcacgtctaggtgtgacgtaatttccgaagattgccgaagaaaagcattttcgttgtcaagggcgttgctatgggttaaacaaagaatctggaagggttgcgttaaaaaaaatatgaaaatatgcttataattgtttagccattgatattattcaaaaacatggttggccagccttacttcaaagttcccctttaaatgaattgttgctcaatttcttgttttatttttgcttaGGCTTGAAGTTGCGCGGTAAGGACATTGGACATCCCCTGGAGTCCAAATCCAAGACGAAATGAAAACAAAGCCTCGAAATCGGCCCACCCCGGTCCCCACCGGGACCCTTTGTCCCCTTCTCCCTCTCCCGGGCCGATGAGTCCGGCGGTCCCACCCGAGGACGCGACCGGACACGCTGCATCGCAGGCTGCACACGGACAAAACCAGACGTCACAATTACGCAGGAGCTTTCACGTTTGGCTTCTTTTGCTTCCACTCACTCTTGCATGACTATGATGATGAGGGCAATACTAATCTGACGAAAATCTGCCGCTATCTTTGGGCAAATGCTGCTTTCccattgcatttttttcccactcgCTTCAGGTTTTCTTGGATGTCTAAGACTTGTGAAGCCTCTCTGATGTTCTGGTTTGTTTTCATTAACAATAAACATGGATGATTCACTCTTGAAGCCCTATTCTTTGAAATACACTTGTTAGTTGCTTACTGGCATTTCATGTTTTTAAAAGAGAAATTAAGTTTGGGGTATTatttccagtgttgttaataacggcgttactaatgcCGTTATTTTTGTCACTAGTGAGTGATTTAATAACGCCGTTACTGAGGACAttgaggcatgcgttactacagtttggttgaatgacgagagatgtctgagagacacggagagagcagagtggaagagagttgtGACCCGtcgcaaatgcgatgctagttGGCTcggagtgttagcatagcattcgagttctcgttagcatttagcgtggagaGCGTCATGTTAAACGCTCGGGGAaactacatacagttcgtggcgtttaGGTGGGTACAATAATTGAAAGTAATGGACTTTTCCTGTTCAGTAGGCATTATCGTCACCAagtgggcgttgtccttgtagatgctataatagtaattttttttgttttttattaccaaaattagtcatttgccctaaacttttcttgaagacTCATCCATAAACtgtgtgatttattatttttttaaaatcaaaacaaTTAGAGCAAAGATGACTTTCAAGCCTCATTtccatattgaaaaaaataaatattagtggtgtgacggtacacacaagtcacggttcagtacaacagcaaaaaggcttttttctcacagcattttaaAGTTTCTATACCATTTactcttatataggtgaaattaaaagttaaaaggtgaccttttttttttttttttttttttttggaatgaaaaatttcaatccaATAAGTGAACATAAACATTTGATGTCAAAAacgttatagaatggatcatttAATAACGTAGAACGtgaaaagtaacgtcatttACTTTGCAGagtaattactcttacgttgaggtaactgagttactaacaattgggagggtggcatggctcagtggtagagtagttgtcccccaactactgacggttgtgggttcgattctctgccctgatgaactcgcctaagtgtccctgagcaagatactgaaccccacattgctcctggtgctgcgtcaccagcaggtacatggcaatgtagtgtagagGACGCTGAGATGTGTAAGATGATGATGATTAGggctgggcatcgtttgaaattgaacgattccatgtttcgattctggttcttgattcttgattccgattcttttaagaggcagggtaaaaaaaaaatgtagggtAAGAAAAATAGCAGTTTATATTATAATCTTAGCTGCTCGAtgatttatttaaattaaatgaacttATAACAGggttaattttaacttgtatataaatatcagtctttgaactcgagcaatttttttccactcGGTGGTCAGGGTATCGAAGCAAgaaatcaaaattaaaaaatttcaaCGATCCAGGGAGCATCagtgttagaaccggttcccatcgatgcttgATGCCCAACTCTAATGATTATCtccaaatgaggaaaaaaaaaaaaatttcaacaaaaatcattgaaatctgtttcaCTTTGTAGGAAAAATACTATTTTATAATCAAAACGACTTAAAGAGACGATTTCCTTAAAGCAAATGTATGTTTTCCTGCTATTATTTCAAGCAAAGTAAAATGAAAtcctaaatgaaaaaaaaaaattatatattacaATATTTGTAAGTTCCCtaatttttgcattaaaatatcAATTTGTAACTGCGTTTCCCAGCAAGTTAGAGTGAAGTTGATGTGTATTAAAGTTCAAATGTCATTTTCCGGTGTAGGCTGTGACGTCAGGTAATAACCGGAAGTGACGTATGAAAACGGCGACATTGTCACGCGCAGCGCCCTCGACGTTCAGTTTTATTGTTGCGGTGCCCAgttttagtgtttttttgtttgtttgtttgtttgtttgttttttcttcaaACTAAGTACTTCAATAGTTTTATTCAGGCAATGGTTAATACTTCTTGTGTACAGAACGGTTGTTAATACGTCTTGTGTAGGAAGTTGCCCTAAAACACACTGCAGATAATAGCCACGATGAATTTCCATACAGTGAAAGCCAAGTGGATagatctcattaaaaaaaaaagtggagtaCAGAGTTGAATATTCTGTTGTTTGATTAAAACGTTTTACTGTTCTGAGGAGTGAGGAATGCTTTGaccaaatgacaaataaaaacatGTTTCCAATGAAGAGTTATTGACAATGACATTGGAACCAAAATAACAAGTCTTTAGTTTGTATTCCGATTCCTCGCAGGATAAAGCCAACGAGTCATGACTACAGTTTTCCATTGACTCATATGCCCCCTGCCGAAATCCTTCCCTTTTTAAACGTCATCAGTTTCAACTATGCA
It includes:
- the edf1 gene encoding endothelial differentiation-related factor 1 homolog, translated to MAESDWDTVTVLRKKGPTAAQAKSKQAITSAQRRGEDVETTKKWAAGQNKQHLVSKNTAKLDRETEELHHDRVSLEVGKVIQKGRQEKGLTQKDLATKINEKPQVIADYESGKAIPSNQVMGKIERAIGLKLRGKDIGHPLESKSKTK